From a region of the uncultured Desulfatiglans sp. genome:
- a CDS encoding membrane hypothetical protein (Evidence 5 : Unknown function), with amino-acid sequence MALDLGRYSFTLYSWVLLATAVIAVLLFRVLRRRDGAPALHLAWFELSVAAWALPIAFEAAAETRSLKLFWSIAAYPGTTMAPLFFFLFALAYSRQQRYLTGRNIAVLALPPFATTVLAATNPLHGLIWKDIVLQSHSPFAIYVHGGMFWVYIAYAYSLLLAGFVLLLADAVRYPAHYRPQTFLLLLGALFPVIGNAMYVFNLNPIPGLDWTPLAFLASGLILAGAVFRLKAFDLLPRARSQIVESLPDGIIVFDAQDRVVDINQTAAGFFARSPSDLIGRDAAQGIPLWQAIVQAQIGPRKPLVEIPYRIDGDTRWFDAVWKPLLSARNKSDGHILILRDITLRKRMEEERNQLIRELQEALEKVKTLSGLLPICANCKKIRDDQGYWKNVEDYVHEHHDGVQFSHSICPDCEKKLYPEFSKAQRWSTGADS; translated from the coding sequence ATGGCGCTGGATTTAGGCCGGTATTCTTTCACGCTTTACAGTTGGGTACTGCTTGCGACGGCTGTCATTGCCGTTCTGCTGTTTCGCGTCCTTCGGCGGCGAGATGGAGCGCCCGCACTCCACCTCGCATGGTTCGAACTCTCAGTGGCCGCATGGGCGCTTCCCATCGCTTTCGAAGCCGCGGCCGAAACACGCAGCCTTAAACTGTTCTGGTCTATTGCAGCCTACCCGGGAACCACCATGGCGCCTCTTTTCTTTTTCCTGTTCGCGCTTGCCTACTCCCGTCAGCAAAGATACCTCACCGGGCGCAACATCGCCGTCCTGGCCCTTCCACCCTTCGCCACGACCGTGTTGGCGGCGACGAACCCCCTTCATGGGTTGATCTGGAAAGACATCGTCCTTCAATCGCACAGCCCCTTCGCCATCTACGTCCACGGCGGAATGTTCTGGGTATACATCGCTTATGCCTACAGCCTGCTTTTGGCAGGGTTTGTGCTCCTCCTGGCAGATGCCGTCAGATATCCCGCGCACTACCGGCCGCAAACGTTTCTGTTGCTCCTCGGGGCGCTCTTCCCGGTGATCGGCAACGCCATGTACGTATTCAACCTCAACCCGATCCCGGGGCTCGACTGGACCCCTTTGGCGTTTCTCGCATCCGGCCTGATCCTGGCGGGAGCGGTATTCCGTCTGAAGGCCTTCGACCTCCTTCCAAGAGCCCGCAGCCAGATCGTCGAAAGCCTTCCGGATGGAATCATCGTGTTCGACGCTCAAGACCGGGTCGTCGACATCAACCAAACGGCGGCCGGTTTCTTCGCTCGAAGTCCCTCCGATCTGATCGGCCGAGACGCGGCTCAGGGTATCCCTCTGTGGCAGGCGATTGTCCAAGCTCAGATCGGCCCCCGAAAACCGCTTGTCGAGATCCCCTATCGGATCGACGGCGATACCCGGTGGTTCGACGCCGTCTGGAAGCCCCTTTTATCGGCGCGGAACAAAAGCGACGGTCATATTCTGATATTGCGGGACATCACCCTGCGCAAGCGGATGGAGGAAGAGCGCAACCAGCTCATCCGCGAGCTGCAGGAGGCCCTCGAGAAGGTCAAGACCCTGAGTGGGCTCCTACCCATTTGCGCGAACTGCAAAAAGATCAGGGACGACCAAGGGTATTGGAAAAACGTCGAGGATTACGTGCACGAACATCATGACGGGGTCCAGTTCAGCCACAGCATCTGTCCGGATTGCGAGAAAAAGCTCTATCCCGAGTTTTCGAAAGCGCAACGATGGTCGACCGGTGCCGATTCCTAG
- a CDS encoding Import inner membrane translocase subunit Tim44 encodes MRKRTILCLLWIVFIGMYWCLAETAEARRMGGGKSFGSRPQYNRAAPSQPSPQRSVDQPSQGQKSAVDQSGRRHGLFGGFGGMLGGMLMGGMIGSLLFGGGHGGGIGILDILIIGGGLFLLFRFLGARRAANATAGASGAGSGSAAAYEASQPRRVYSERQAAAIPVPAGFDEEEFLKGARAAFMRLQSSWDKRDMEDIRQFTSAEVWEEINRQAQEDPEPSTTEIVSLKAEVTKMEEKEGMSVVSVLFNVLLREDSKRDAAEDVREIWHFSREEAKPGSFWKLEGIQQVE; translated from the coding sequence ATGAGAAAAAGGACGATACTGTGCCTGCTGTGGATCGTTTTTATCGGAATGTACTGGTGCCTGGCCGAGACGGCTGAGGCCCGCAGGATGGGGGGCGGAAAATCGTTCGGGAGCCGGCCCCAGTACAACAGGGCGGCCCCAAGCCAGCCGAGCCCGCAGCGAAGCGTCGACCAGCCTTCTCAGGGGCAGAAGAGCGCCGTCGATCAAAGCGGCCGCCGCCACGGGCTTTTCGGCGGTTTCGGCGGAATGCTCGGCGGAATGCTGATGGGCGGCATGATCGGCTCCCTGCTCTTTGGAGGAGGGCATGGAGGTGGCATCGGTATCCTGGATATTCTGATCATCGGCGGAGGGCTTTTTCTCCTGTTTCGTTTTTTGGGTGCGCGCAGGGCTGCAAATGCAACTGCGGGCGCGTCGGGGGCGGGGTCCGGGTCGGCCGCCGCCTACGAGGCGTCTCAGCCCAGGCGGGTCTACAGCGAGAGGCAGGCGGCTGCAATCCCCGTTCCTGCCGGCTTCGACGAGGAAGAATTCCTGAAAGGCGCCCGGGCGGCCTTCATGAGGCTGCAGTCTTCCTGGGACAAGCGCGATATGGAAGACATCCGCCAGTTCACGTCGGCGGAGGTCTGGGAGGAGATCAACCGCCAAGCGCAGGAAGATCCTGAACCGAGCACCACGGAGATCGTGAGCCTGAAGGCTGAAGTCACGAAGATGGAGGAGAAAGAGGGAATGAGCGTCGTGAGCGTCCTTTTCAATGTGCTCCTGAGGGAGGATTCGAAGCGGGATGCGGCCGAGGACGTACGCGAAATCTGGCATTTCAGCCGCGAGGAAGCAAAACCCGGCTCCTTTTGGAAGCTCGAGGGTATCCAACAGGTGGAATAA
- a CDS encoding hypothetical protein (Evidence 5 : Unknown function), whose amino-acid sequence MRRPAPIFSARADDFPESGRIGPGPASVGAGRGSVWKKERKGKEWFISGLETGLYWTGLSRRTRIKVHHMHFEKGRR is encoded by the coding sequence GTGCGGCGACCGGCACCGATCTTTTCCGCACGAGCGGATGATTTTCCTGAAAGCGGGCGGATCGGGCCCGGCCCCGCAAGCGTGGGAGCGGGCAGGGGAAGCGTCTGGAAAAAGGAAAGGAAAGGAAAGGAATGGTTCATTTCCGGCCTGGAAACCGGGCTGTACTGGACAGGCCTTTCCAGACGGACACGAATCAAGGTGCATCACATGCATTTTGAAAAGGGAAGGAGGTGA
- a CDS encoding Extracellular solute-binding protein, family 7, translated as MSKKGFVVSAFLGVMLIMMSFSAVPGASAATTLTYSCFFPPTHIQSILAEQWSQEVEKRTNGEVKVQYYPGQSLTKADQCYDGVVQHISDIGFSVLAYTRGRFPVMSAVDLPLGYMSGRAATAVINAVYEKFNPVELQDTKVMYLHAHGPGLIHTKGKAVRKLEDMKGLKFRGHGTSADVVKALGGTPVPKPMPETYEMLQKGVVDGGVYPLESNKGWKLGEVVDYCTADFTSAYTTSFFVVMNKDKWAEISPENQKIIEEINAEWVVKHAEAWDTSDMEGLRYLLNQGGEMIGLDAKEAARWKAAVQPIIDGYVTELDKKGLNGKEIVEFIAKTLEKEQQ; from the coding sequence ATGAGCAAAAAAGGGTTCGTCGTCTCCGCCTTTTTGGGCGTGATGCTGATTATGATGTCCTTTTCAGCTGTCCCGGGTGCCTCCGCAGCCACAACACTCACCTATAGCTGTTTCTTCCCCCCCACCCACATCCAATCCATCCTGGCTGAACAGTGGAGTCAAGAAGTCGAAAAACGGACCAACGGCGAGGTCAAGGTGCAGTATTATCCGGGCCAGAGCCTGACCAAGGCCGATCAGTGCTATGACGGTGTGGTGCAGCACATCTCCGACATCGGGTTTTCTGTGCTCGCATACACCCGTGGACGTTTCCCGGTCATGTCCGCCGTGGATCTCCCTCTGGGCTACATGAGCGGACGGGCAGCCACCGCCGTCATCAATGCGGTCTATGAGAAATTCAACCCGGTCGAACTGCAGGATACGAAGGTCATGTACCTGCATGCCCACGGCCCCGGCCTGATCCACACCAAGGGCAAGGCGGTGCGGAAACTCGAGGATATGAAGGGATTGAAGTTCAGAGGCCATGGCACCAGCGCGGATGTCGTCAAGGCCCTCGGTGGAACTCCCGTCCCGAAGCCCATGCCCGAAACCTATGAAATGCTCCAGAAAGGCGTGGTGGACGGCGGCGTCTATCCGCTGGAATCCAACAAAGGCTGGAAGCTCGGCGAGGTGGTGGACTACTGTACGGCCGACTTCACCTCCGCTTACACGACCTCCTTTTTCGTCGTGATGAACAAGGACAAGTGGGCCGAGATCTCCCCTGAAAACCAGAAGATCATCGAAGAGATCAATGCCGAATGGGTGGTCAAGCACGCCGAGGCATGGGATACGAGCGACATGGAGGGTCTTCGTTACCTTTTGAACCAGGGCGGCGAGATGATCGGTCTCGACGCGAAAGAAGCGGCCAGGTGGAAGGCCGCCGTGCAGCCCATCATCGACGGCTATGTGACGGAATTGGACAAGAAGGGCTTGAACGGCAAGGAAATCGTGGAGTTTATCGCGAAGACGCTGGAAAAAGAACAGCAATGA
- a CDS encoding Tripartite ATP-independent periplasmic transporter DctQ component: MSFLSRILEWLVDKLNALGAITLTGMMLMTCVDVVGRFFGHPVLGSVEIVGFLATLTVALALPYTHRMDGHIGVELFIRSVSPRIQAVVRLCTTLLALGLFAIVTWRMADYAQVMKASGQVSMNLRFPEYTIIYLVALAFLILTLVLIQDIVRCVNELRGES; encoded by the coding sequence ATGTCTTTTCTGAGCCGCATTCTCGAATGGCTGGTCGATAAGCTCAACGCGTTGGGAGCGATCACGCTGACCGGGATGATGCTGATGACCTGCGTGGATGTCGTGGGGCGTTTTTTTGGACATCCGGTCCTCGGGTCGGTCGAGATCGTCGGTTTTCTGGCGACGCTTACGGTGGCTTTGGCCCTTCCTTACACGCATCGCATGGACGGTCACATCGGTGTCGAGCTCTTTATCCGGAGCGTTTCACCGCGGATTCAGGCGGTGGTCCGGCTGTGCACGACCCTCCTGGCTCTCGGGCTTTTTGCCATCGTCACCTGGAGAATGGCCGACTATGCGCAGGTCATGAAGGCAAGCGGCCAAGTCTCCATGAATCTCCGCTTCCCTGAATACACTATCATCTACCTTGTCGCCTTAGCGTTCCTGATCCTGACACTCGTTCTGATCCAGGATATCGTCCGATGCGTCAACGAACTGAGGGGGGAGTCATGA
- a CDS encoding TRAP dicarboxylate transporter, DctM subunit, with amino-acid sequence MSPALIGTIGILIMLFLFMTRMPVAYVMALVGFAGFSYMVSGIGGLNLLSRTIYESFASYGLTTIPLFILMGQFAFNSGIGRRMYDTANKFLGSTRGGLAMATVVACTAFGAVCGSSPATAATLATVGLPEMRRYLYGDELATGSVASGGGLGMIMPPSVVLIVYGILTEQSIGALFVAGIIPSIVVTLLFILCIYIYCLIKPKQGPRGEKFSWSQKLRSLTNMGDTLLIFIIVMGGLFLGIFTPTEAAAVGAFAVLAVSVIRRNLNWAGFVKSLYETLRTSCMVMFLVTGAVVFGKFLAVTRIPYNIASWVGGFDLPPFLILAAIVAVYFVGGCIMDALALVMLTIPIFYPVLIDLGYDPIWFGIIIVLVTQIGVITPPVGINVYVVYGVAQSVVGKIKLESIFKGTIPFLFAIIAAIIIMTIFPQIIMILPQLMY; translated from the coding sequence ATGAGCCCAGCGCTGATTGGAACGATCGGCATCCTGATCATGCTGTTTCTCTTCATGACCCGCATGCCTGTGGCCTACGTCATGGCCCTGGTGGGTTTTGCAGGGTTCTCTTACATGGTCTCGGGGATCGGGGGGCTCAACCTGCTTTCACGCACGATCTACGAGTCCTTCGCCTCCTATGGTCTGACGACCATTCCGCTTTTCATCCTGATGGGGCAGTTCGCCTTCAACAGCGGGATCGGACGGCGCATGTACGACACGGCCAACAAGTTTCTCGGCAGCACGCGCGGCGGCCTCGCCATGGCGACCGTGGTGGCCTGCACCGCTTTCGGGGCCGTGTGCGGTTCGAGCCCTGCGACCGCAGCGACCCTCGCCACGGTGGGGCTGCCCGAGATGCGGCGCTACCTTTACGGTGACGAGCTTGCAACCGGCTCGGTCGCCTCCGGTGGAGGGCTCGGCATGATCATGCCGCCAAGCGTGGTGCTGATCGTTTATGGAATCCTGACGGAGCAGTCCATCGGAGCCCTTTTTGTCGCCGGCATCATTCCCTCCATCGTGGTGACGCTTCTTTTTATCCTCTGCATCTACATCTACTGCCTCATCAAGCCCAAGCAAGGGCCTCGCGGCGAGAAGTTCAGCTGGAGCCAGAAATTACGATCGCTCACCAACATGGGCGACACGCTCCTCATTTTTATCATCGTGATGGGCGGCCTTTTCCTGGGGATCTTCACGCCGACGGAGGCTGCGGCGGTCGGGGCCTTTGCGGTGCTTGCGGTCTCGGTGATCCGCCGTAATCTGAACTGGGCGGGCTTCGTCAAATCGCTCTACGAGACCCTGCGAACAAGCTGCATGGTCATGTTCCTGGTAACGGGGGCGGTGGTCTTCGGGAAGTTCCTTGCAGTCACTCGGATCCCTTACAACATCGCGAGCTGGGTGGGCGGCTTCGACCTGCCGCCGTTTCTCATCCTGGCAGCCATCGTGGCGGTCTACTTCGTTGGAGGATGCATCATGGACGCACTGGCGCTCGTGATGCTGACCATTCCGATCTTCTATCCTGTGCTGATCGATCTCGGCTATGATCCGATCTGGTTCGGGATCATCATCGTGCTCGTGACACAGATCGGCGTGATCACGCCGCCTGTCGGCATCAATGTCTACGTGGTTTACGGGGTGGCGCAGAGCGTCGTCGGGAAGATCAAACTGGAGTCGATCTTCAAGGGGACGATCCCGTTTCTCTTCGCTATTATTGCGGCCATCATCATCATGACCATTTTTCCGCAGATCATCATGATCCTGCCACAGCTGATGTACTGA
- a CDS encoding Response regulator receiver domain-containing protein, with product MSGNSRLEGKRILLVDDEPDVLESLADLLPMCELSKATSFEEARDLLESQPFDIAVLDIMGVAGYDLLELANKRGVTAVMLTARAISPGDIKKSFKGGAASYVPKDKMLHITEFLEDILEAKEKGRHPWSRWFEKMGDFCEKRFGKDWQKGDKEFWDKMPFY from the coding sequence ATGAGCGGAAATTCTAGGCTGGAGGGGAAAAGGATCCTCCTCGTGGATGATGAACCGGACGTGCTGGAGAGCCTGGCCGACCTCCTGCCGATGTGCGAATTGAGCAAGGCGACCAGTTTCGAGGAGGCGCGGGATCTGCTCGAGTCGCAGCCGTTTGACATTGCGGTCCTGGACATCATGGGGGTCGCCGGATACGATCTCCTCGAACTCGCCAACAAGCGCGGCGTCACGGCGGTCATGCTGACGGCCCGGGCGATCAGCCCCGGCGACATCAAGAAGTCCTTCAAGGGCGGGGCGGCCTCTTACGTACCCAAGGACAAGATGCTCCATATCACGGAGTTTCTGGAAGACATCCTCGAGGCGAAGGAAAAGGGCAGGCATCCCTGGTCGCGCTGGTTCGAAAAGATGGGCGATTTCTGCGAAAAACGGTTCGGCAAGGACTGGCAGAAAGGCGACAAGGAATTCTGGGACAAGATGCCCTTTTATTGA
- a CDS encoding hypothetical protein (Evidence 5 : Unknown function): MYRALLSAVQRWAAFHQMFDGWTKGSGIVPSVFSPDQAEKEALVEALRASRGN, translated from the coding sequence TTGTACCGGGCGCTGCTTTCCGCTGTGCAGCGGTGGGCAGCGTTCCACCAGATGTTTGACGGATGGACCAAAGGTTCAGGCATCGTGCCGTCTGTCTTTTCACCCGATCAGGCGGAGAAAGAGGCCCTCGTCGAGGCTCTGCGGGCCTCCCGGGGCAATTAA
- a CDS encoding CBS domain containing protein, translated as MENTKVKDLMRPIQDFPRISSQTTLMEAVDALEKADEEFKAGKAPQRILLIYDKTGKIIGKMSPMDVVQGLEPNYERIDRLKDMPRFGLTETMLEGMKQELRLWVKPLSELCKKAYEVQIENFIKLPTPDHMVKADDPMDTAFHLFVVGRHDSLFVKDGNEIVGLIRFSDVYRKIKETMRACPAPA; from the coding sequence ATGGAAAACACGAAAGTGAAGGATCTGATGCGACCCATCCAGGATTTTCCGCGCATCTCGAGCCAGACCACGCTCATGGAAGCGGTCGACGCACTCGAGAAGGCGGATGAGGAGTTCAAGGCCGGGAAGGCCCCTCAAAGGATTCTGCTGATCTATGACAAAACGGGGAAGATCATCGGAAAGATGTCCCCCATGGATGTGGTACAGGGATTGGAGCCGAATTACGAGAGGATCGATCGATTGAAGGACATGCCCCGCTTCGGCTTGACCGAAACCATGCTGGAAGGCATGAAGCAGGAACTCCGCCTGTGGGTGAAACCCTTGTCGGAGTTGTGCAAGAAGGCCTACGAGGTGCAGATTGAAAACTTCATCAAACTTCCAACCCCCGACCACATGGTGAAGGCCGACGACCCGATGGACACGGCGTTTCACCTCTTCGTCGTCGGCCGGCACGACTCGCTCTTCGTCAAAGACGGCAATGAGATCGTGGGCTTGATACGCTTTTCCGACGTTTACCGCAAAATCAAAGAGACGATGCGGGCCTGCCCTGCGCCGGCGTGA
- a CDS encoding hypothetical protein (Evidence 5 : Unknown function): MFSLSGLAKERHTREAKPLGHHRDGSMFRRPIAIEVRRIDRLSGTEAPFAPRLTLLSGYAKVLRNSLLPGKIDAVILGPLEQMADCPVAHPPTGACPGSDEPKGRRRSVAPLTIE, encoded by the coding sequence ATGTTCAGCCTGAGCGGCTTGGCAAAAGAGCGGCATACTCGCGAAGCGAAGCCGCTCGGGCATCATCGCGATGGAAGCATGTTCCGGCGCCCGATCGCGATCGAAGTGCGGAGGATCGACAGGCTTTCGGGAACGGAGGCCCCGTTCGCTCCGCGGTTGACTCTTCTCTCCGGTTATGCGAAGGTCTTGCGGAACAGCCTTCTGCCCGGGAAAATCGATGCGGTGATCCTTGGGCCATTGGAGCAGATGGCGGACTGCCCGGTTGCGCACCCTCCGACTGGCGCTTGCCCCGGAAGCGACGAACCGAAAGGGCGCCGCCGATCGGTGGCGCCCCTGACCATTGAATGA
- a CDS encoding conserved membrane hypothetical protein (Evidence 4 : Unknown function but conserved in other organisms), giving the protein MKNFFGPENPGGEMPQIRIEDLDFAKFRRTLRWILLLLGAIFLVRALAWGLSFYTDLLWFEDLGYRAVLMKVLSSRVFLFAAGSMIFAAFAAVNLFLAYRLMGGLSALPGANLPPAVQGSARKLLMLSTIVIVILGALLLGARPASRWETMLLFMNGQPFNEIDPIFQKDLSFFIFTLPALAFVRSWCVTLVAATLLVCAAFYYVAAPLRGERFVLQGRVKRHLAVLGALLFLLIAAGHWLGRYELLYSQTGAVYGVGYTDSHVTLPALGFLAVVAILCAAALLAASFLFRRNMVFLYIIGAWVALNLVAGSLIPMLVQRLQVEPSELARERPFLAHNIAHTRKAYGLSEIETRSHPARGEIDAATVAANQGTISNVRLWDEGPLLQSYNQIQFFRLYYDFLAVHTDRYIVEDTLRQVMLATRELSAEKLPEEAQRWVNRHLQFTHGYGVAVSPVTEVAAGGRPSFLIKNVPPAGEIQLNRPEIYFGLKSLDFLIVRSKMQEFNYPGPDGPVYTRYGGEGGVALNSFFRRLVYALKFADLNILISGEIQPESLIQYRRTVQERFTSVTPFLLRDREAYSVVADGRLFWIQDAYTYTQRYPYATPWERRFNYLRNSVKAVVDAYHGSIDYYVCDPADPLIRAYQAIFPNFFKPITEMPDFLRAHTRYPLDLFTVQTEMLLQYHMEDAIVFYNKEDQWSIPVQSSFGEAQALKPYYIVGRLPGEAQEEFLLIQPFTPSNRHNLVGWIAARSDGDRYGEMLLFRFPTGRHVDGPNQVEARIDNDAVISEQFTLWGQVGSEIFRGILLVIPVGDAVLYAEPVFLKPETLDFPELRRIILADSRQVVMHKTMEASIQALVGEGPAIAPMLEEDQALIDAGAPSGPGFEGLERIQEGLQEVVGRLQELLQELKRMSPGSNERKSAAD; this is encoded by the coding sequence ATGAAGAATTTTTTCGGACCCGAGAACCCCGGAGGGGAAATGCCCCAGATCCGGATCGAGGACCTGGATTTCGCAAAATTCAGGCGTACACTCCGCTGGATCCTGCTGCTGCTCGGGGCTATTTTCCTTGTGCGGGCGCTTGCCTGGGGGCTTTCCTTCTACACCGATCTTCTGTGGTTCGAGGATCTCGGTTATCGGGCGGTGCTGATGAAGGTCCTCTCTTCGCGAGTCTTCCTTTTTGCGGCGGGCTCGATGATCTTCGCCGCCTTCGCCGCCGTGAATCTTTTCCTGGCCTATCGCCTCATGGGGGGTCTGTCGGCCCTCCCCGGCGCCAATCTCCCGCCGGCGGTCCAGGGCTCCGCACGCAAACTCTTGATGCTGAGCACGATCGTGATCGTCATCCTGGGCGCTCTGCTTCTAGGTGCCCGGCCTGCTTCGAGATGGGAGACGATGCTGCTTTTCATGAACGGGCAGCCGTTCAATGAAATCGACCCCATCTTTCAAAAGGATCTGTCGTTCTTTATTTTTACGCTTCCGGCCCTCGCCTTCGTCCGCTCATGGTGCGTGACCCTCGTCGCAGCGACGCTCCTGGTGTGCGCGGCCTTTTACTACGTGGCGGCCCCGCTGCGGGGTGAGCGCTTCGTACTCCAAGGGCGGGTCAAACGGCATCTGGCCGTCCTGGGGGCGCTGCTTTTCCTGCTCATCGCGGCGGGGCACTGGCTGGGGCGCTACGAACTGCTTTATTCACAAACGGGCGCCGTTTACGGAGTGGGCTACACCGACAGTCATGTGACCCTTCCGGCGCTAGGCTTTCTCGCGGTGGTTGCGATCCTCTGTGCGGCCGCCCTGCTTGCGGCCTCTTTCTTATTCAGGCGCAACATGGTCTTCCTGTATATCATCGGTGCGTGGGTGGCCCTGAACCTCGTGGCAGGCAGCCTGATCCCCATGCTTGTCCAGCGCCTGCAGGTCGAGCCGAGCGAACTGGCCCGCGAAAGGCCTTTCCTCGCACACAATATCGCCCACACGCGGAAGGCCTACGGGCTGTCCGAGATCGAGACACGGAGCCACCCGGCCCGAGGGGAAATCGACGCAGCCACCGTCGCTGCGAACCAGGGTACGATCAGCAATGTCCGCTTGTGGGACGAGGGGCCTCTGCTCCAGAGCTACAACCAGATCCAGTTCTTCCGGCTCTATTACGATTTCCTGGCGGTGCACACGGACCGTTACATCGTAGAGGACACCCTGCGCCAGGTTATGCTGGCCACCCGGGAGCTTTCGGCGGAAAAGCTTCCGGAGGAGGCGCAGCGGTGGGTGAACCGACATCTCCAGTTCACCCACGGCTACGGGGTGGCTGTCAGCCCGGTGACGGAGGTGGCAGCCGGCGGCCGGCCGAGTTTTCTGATCAAGAACGTACCGCCTGCCGGTGAGATTCAGCTCAACCGGCCCGAAATCTACTTCGGCTTGAAAAGCCTGGATTTTCTGATCGTGCGCAGCAAGATGCAGGAGTTCAACTATCCCGGCCCGGACGGCCCGGTCTACACCCGTTACGGCGGCGAGGGCGGCGTTGCGCTCAACTCCTTTTTTCGGCGCCTGGTTTACGCCCTGAAGTTCGCCGATCTGAACATCCTGATATCGGGTGAGATCCAGCCCGAGAGCCTGATACAATACCGGCGGACCGTCCAGGAGCGGTTCACGAGTGTGACGCCGTTTCTCCTGCGTGACCGGGAGGCATACAGCGTCGTGGCCGACGGCCGTCTCTTCTGGATCCAGGATGCCTACACCTACACGCAGCGCTACCCTTACGCGACACCCTGGGAAAGGCGTTTCAACTACCTGCGGAACAGCGTCAAGGCCGTCGTGGACGCCTACCACGGCTCGATCGATTATTATGTCTGCGATCCGGCCGACCCCCTGATTCGCGCGTATCAAGCGATTTTTCCGAATTTCTTCAAGCCGATCACAGAGATGCCGGACTTCCTGCGGGCCCACACACGCTACCCGCTCGACCTGTTTACCGTCCAAACGGAGATGCTCCTCCAATATCACATGGAGGACGCCATTGTCTTTTACAACAAGGAGGATCAATGGTCCATCCCCGTCCAATCCTCTTTCGGCGAAGCACAGGCCCTCAAGCCGTACTACATCGTCGGCCGCCTGCCGGGGGAGGCGCAGGAAGAGTTTTTGCTGATCCAGCCCTTTACCCCGTCCAACCGGCACAACCTGGTCGGATGGATCGCGGCCCGGAGCGACGGGGATCGATACGGGGAGATGCTTTTATTCCGCTTTCCGACGGGCAGGCATGTGGACGGTCCGAATCAGGTCGAGGCGCGTATCGACAACGACGCCGTGATCTCGGAGCAATTCACGCTATGGGGCCAGGTGGGCTCCGAGATCTTCCGCGGCATCCTGCTGGTGATCCCGGTCGGAGACGCCGTCCTCTACGCCGAGCCGGTCTTCCTGAAACCGGAAACACTCGATTTTCCGGAACTTCGCCGGATCATCCTCGCGGATAGCCGGCAGGTGGTGATGCACAAGACGATGGAAGCCTCCATCCAGGCCCTGGTGGGCGAGGGGCCGGCCATAGCCCCCATGCTCGAGGAGGACCAGGCGCTGATCGATGCGGGTGCGCCATCGGGGCCGGGCTTCGAAGGGCTCGAACGAATCCAGGAAGGGCTGCAGGAGGTCGTCGGCAGGCTTCAGGAGCTTCTCCAGGAATTGAAGCGCATGAGCCCCGGAAGCAACGAGCGGAAGAGCGCGGCAGATTGA